TGTGCAGCAGCACCAACCCTTTTCTTTGCCCTTATTTTCGCTCCCTTTTTCATCTCTCTTAAATAATAACAATATTATATTTATGTCTATATATAATAACTCCTTGTAACCCTTCTATGTAACAGCGTTTCACTTTTTCTCTTGTGTGATTATAAATtttcttcattctcttctttttctgtcTCTCTAGTCTTCTTGTGTTTTCAACATGACTGGGGTTCCTGAAGGTGAAGGAGGCTCTGTTACCCTTGACATGCTGAAGCAGATAATGGCTCAGTTTGCTAAGGAAAGAGACTGGGAACGCTTTCACAGCCCAAGGAACCTTCTTTTGGCTCTGGTAACCTTCTTTTCCATAATCAAAATTGGTTTCTTATCTTCATTTTGTTCTTGTTGCACCTTacatcaactttttttttgtttcaatatttttttggcAATCTTTGGTGAGGGTTTTGAGGTGTCTCATACGAAGAGTCTAGGGGGAAGAAGCactttttattgttattttattcATGGGTTTTGAAGATTAACCCGACAGTGTCATAGATTGGCATAGAATCTGACTGTGTTTTTCCAAAGCTGTTTGTTCAAGTTGTCTATTTTTTAATCGGAAAGTGAAAAAATTGAAGCTTTTTAATGTcctaaagaatttttttttttccttgttcACACTGGCCATAGACTGTTTCTCAGTTTTTGCCTCTGTCAATTTCAAGTCAAAATCGGCTTTGGTAAGTGTTGGGAGATCTTCACTTTAGACTATGAGTCCAAGTCGACACCACATCTTACAcctaaaattatttctgaaacTTCTCAATCACATTTGTATtcttaaaatgaaaatttgaatcTCAAACTAAGATAGAAGAGAAAATGAGGGTAAATGTATAAAAGTAAGAGAGGGATGTAGAAGTAGAAGTGAAATTGGGATAGCGGAGCAATTGAGGGTAAATTATTACTCCAtctgttcctaattataagacctagttttaaattttcatgttcctaaatataagacctttaacaataatctagcaaaaagTATTCCACTCTTTCATATATACCCCTCTCTTCCATATATACCCCtcagttttcaattccaaagttttaaTTAGCACCTTGCatttattagtgagagaaaatgacaaagggtaaatatgaaagaatatatgcatttttaaaaattcaatacACTAATTAGATACATATAATACTTTTTTAATAAGCGTAATTTTTTGTATtaagtcttataattaggaacggatgGAGTAGAATATAATATCAAACATGTAGGTAAGTGTCACATAAATGGGGTTATATTATGGGTGTGTTTGGATGCACGTTTAAAGACCTCAAACGTGATTTTTCCATCTCCATTGATGTTTGGATGTTAAATGTTGATCCAATTCTGGCCCCAGAATTGGATCCATCCTAACACAACAATTTGTTGCTTCAGCATCAATGTTGATCCAATTGTCCCCTTTCCCTTTTACAGATCCAATTCAAGTCTATCAGATCCAATTCCTgataaatgtatccaaacataaatcacgtcactCAAACTCACGTTTACCAGATCCAATTCATATCAGATCCAATTCTGGCCAGATCCAATTCTACTAACGCCGAGCCAAACACACACTATATTCTAATACAAATATATGAAGAACATATAGGTGAAATTTGGATGAAGGAGAAAATGTTGGTAAATGAATTAAAGTTGAATTTGACTAATGTTTCACTAAAGTTATTATTTTCCCttctgttaattttttttatgattcgGTCCACTCATGAATGCAATAGTTGGCAAAATTATGTTAATATTATAATCAAGCACCTGTGACTGTTAGATTGGGGGTGTTatcttctaattttttattttgattctgTAGGTGGGTGAAGTGGGAGAATTGTCCGAGATATTTCAGTGGAAAGGAGAGGTTCCAAAGGGTCTTCCAGATTggaaagaggaagaaaaagttCATCTTGGGGAAGAGCTCTCTGATGTGTTGCTTTACCTTGTGAGGCTTTCTGACATGTGTGGTGTTGATTTGGGCAAAGCTGCTTTGAGAAAAGTTGAACTCAATGCCATAAAATACCCAGCTGCTAAAGTTTGCAAAGAGATGAAGGAGGATAGTGAAATCCCTGCTGCCCCTATCAATAATGGCTCTGGCATTGAAGGTGATTGATTGGTGGTGATGTGTGGTGGTGAAAGTCTTTGCCTGTTTTAGGGGGTGGAGTGGGAAAGTGACTTTGGACAAGTTTGTGTAATAGGTTCTGCCTTTGCATGGGAACTTGTTGTATACGATTTCCGTGTGTGTTTTGGTGGTACCTTTATTCCTCACAGATTTTGTTACTGTTATGGCAGAACCAAATCCTCCTCACAAATATTTTGATGCGCACTGAAATCTCTTATTACTTTCATttcatcacttttttttttttccttaactGCATTTCTTTTCAATTAATTTGTAGTATGTGTGAATCTGTTCCTTTATTTTTGAGCCCCTACTTTTAAAGTTAGGAAGATCTAGTCCTTCATTCAATTTTCAAAAGCGATGTAGCACGTACTGGTTTGAATCAATTCATGACATTTTTGGATCCAAACCAATCAAATGGGGTCGGGTTAGGTTGGATCGGGTTTCTGCATTTTTCAAATGTGAGCCCGGGTCATTTTGGTTGaatcatgaattaaaaaaaaattagcttaattgcaactttggtccctaacATTTACAAAAGCGACGATTTTAGTCCcctacctaatttaattacataaatcgtccctcacctaacactcAGTGAACAACGTTAGTCATTCCGTCAATTTGTTACCCCAATTCGAAAGCCCTagcattgaaattgaaatagtaactgagaggaagaagagataaGACGAGGAGAAGACTGGAGCGATGACAAACTCGAGGAAGAAGATTAcgccaaggaagaagaagaagcaaatgGAGAGGGGCCCTATGTTGGAGACGAACGCGAGGAGCAACCTTGTCGATTCAGAGCAACACATGGAGAGGGACCCTATGTCGGAGACGATGACAAACTCGAGGAGTAACCTTATTGAGTCAGAGCAGCACATTGAGAGGGACCATATGATGGAGATATCGAAAGCAAAAGAAGCTGTGGTCCCTAAGACAAACAGTCAATTATTTGGCTCTTTATGGGGTTTAGATTCGTTGCCTCCCAATCATGTATCAAGGTATGTTTATTCCACTTCTTTATTCCCCTTCTTTGTGCATGTGTGGCTGAATATGGGTGCTTTTATTTATAGTGTATGTAACACACAAAATCCTGGTCTACAACAGTGCGCTTTTATTTTCCCCTCTATATATGTACCTATGTGAAATATTGTACTGAAACAGGAGTATTCAATGGTAATTTTGTCTACTAGTGTTGTTGGTTGAATACATTGAAGTATTGAACATTGAATATTAGCCTTGATGATGTTGAATTTAATATTGCAATGTGTGTGTTGTCAGTCCTTTTGATGACATTGAATTGAATATTGCAATGTGTTGTCAAGTCCTATTCATGTATTGAATGAATATAGGGTCGGTTTGTCAGTCTTTTTCATGAACATGAACTATTGGCTACAGATTGAGGCCTTCAACAAGACTACAGATTGTAATTGTAGGATGTGGTGTTAGGGGCAAGCCCGTTTGGCCCACCTTTTTTGACAGGTTGGGTTGAGATTTTGAACCCAAATTTAAAAGTGggtcaacccaacccaacccgtattTTGGCGGGTTAAtgatgggttgggttgggttagcccgccaacccatttttcacttttttttttgaaattttttaaaatttatttctatttttattctttCAGTAGATTATTTTAAGGTGCGCATATAATACGACAGAcctaaactaaaaataaaattattttgaaaactcCCTTCAATGGATTCACCTATATAAGTTGCTGCTCTTATTCGTAGGTTATGTTTTGTCTAAAACTTTCATGACTACTCgacattatattttataattgttgATTGACTATTATTGGCTAAAGTAAACTCTTGTTGCTAGTGAGGTTACAGTTTTACAACTTTTAATAACCACacatgataaatatttttttgttattgctATTGGTGAGACTTTCTAATTGAACTCATAACATTTAAAGATAAAGAACAAGTACTTGTTCTACTTTTTTCATGTGTCAACATATAAAAAGTGAAAGATTGCTTAAAATTTCTCAttgcatttcttttttttatttcactacATTTTCTAAGTGGGCTAGCCCGCCAACCCGTTTTCCCGTCaaaatatgggttgggttgagactttgaacccaaataccaaaagtgggctagcccaacccaacccgcattTCGACGGGTTAGTGGCGGGTTGGGCCCAACCCGGCCCGCCAACCCATATTGCCACCCCTATGTGGTGTACAAGTACAACTAAAACTTGACTTACATGGACATACAAGTGCTAGAAGAAAATTGGCCTACATAATTTACACAGATACAGAACATCACGGTCTTATAGGTCATTAAACCCAAAACTAGTTAGTGGTTACCTTTTTCCAAAGTAGGAAAACAAGGTTGGTTGTTTATCATCAGCAATCCTcgctttttcctttttctttgcaGGCTTTGCACTCACCTGATCATTATTTCCAAAAGCTGGCTTTGAATCCGCAGAAAGAGCATCATAATCACGCTTGATTGGGAACTTAGTATCATTTGGAGAATGCGAATAACTACTGGATTTTAAGTCTTTGTCTCCCTCTTCAGTTTTACCTCCTTCACTCAGGTCTTCTGTATGTTCGGTCTTGACAAACTCATGACATGGTATTTTCTGCTCTGGCTTTGAGTCTTCATCTCCAGCTCCTTTCCTTGAGAAGCACTTAGAGATTGAAGTGTTCCCTTCAGCCTTTATTTGAATCTGCCAAACATGAGTTCGCGCAAACTAAAGATTAACATTAGGGATAAAGTCAAGCCAGCATTCTTTTGAAATCATGGCATAGTGTAATATGCAAACATGTAGCTATGTATGCAAGAAGATGACAGACAGCTAACATTATAACTCGTAGGGTTCCCTTCCACACACATTGACACAAAATAATGTTACTGCCAAAAGTGCTGGCGCATTAATGCCTCAACTGGTATATCCTGATGGGAACCAGTCAAATATATTGGTCCATAAACTAGCTAAGCCACCCATTTAGTAGGCGTACACTCGGAGGCATAGGAAACAAGAGTAACAACAGAATCGAAGTTATCTGTAGAAAACAACTTATGGCAGTTCAACAGTTCAGTTTTACCTCAGTATACTTTTCACCAATAAACACAAACTTTCTTCTTCGTTGCAGTTCTTATCAATTGATATTAGGGcagagttttaaaaaaaaatcagacaTTGGGAAAAAATTACCTTAAAGGGTCCATCAAATGATGAGAAGCAACATCAAAAGAAAGTTCAATTGTCATACCTCCTTTATGCACTCAGGTCCATCAAATGATGCCTTGCCCATAGCAGGTGAGACTGGGTACCAGacctaaaaaaacaaaaaacaaaaaaacataacTACTGAATGTCACAATACCAAACTTGtcaaaaaacagaaaataaaattatatattccACACTAATGAAGAAGATAAAAATTGTATCCCCAATATTTTAATCTATAAAGCTCATACCAAATCTGATTCTTCATATGGCTTCAGCACACTCTTAAAATTGGAAGGAGGACTGTTTAGCCAGGTATCAGTTGAATCCTTGTCACCCAAAATAACAGGCATCCTGTCTAAAGTGACAAATTGACAGATTTAAGTATTTCACTACTATAATACATGGTCACTCAAATATGCTGAATATTTAGGGAATCATACTCAATTTGCAGAAGGAAAAAAAGGGCACTGTTCCCCCTTTCAGATTTATAATCAAACAGATCCTGAGAAT
This is a stretch of genomic DNA from Lotus japonicus ecotype B-129 chromosome 1, LjGifu_v1.2. It encodes these proteins:
- the LOC130729421 gene encoding uncharacterized protein LOC130729421, which produces MTGVPEGEGGSVTLDMLKQIMAQFAKERDWERFHSPRNLLLALVGEVGELSEIFQWKGEVPKGLPDWKEEEKVHLGEELSDVLLYLVRLSDMCGVDLGKAALRKVELNAIKYPAAKVCKEMKEDSEIPAAPINNGSGIEGD
- the LOC130729423 gene encoding uncharacterized protein LOC130729423, giving the protein MPVILGDKDSTDTWLNSPPSNFKSVLKPYEESDLVWYPVSPAMGKASFDGPECIKEIQIKAEGNTSISKCFSRKGAGDEDSKPEQKIPCHEFVKTEHTEDLSEGGKTEEGDKDLKSSSYSHSPNDTKFPIKRDYDALSADSKPAFGNNDQVSAKPAKKKEKARIADDKQPTLFSYFGKR